The following proteins come from a genomic window of Aquimarina sp. MAR_2010_214:
- a CDS encoding ABC transporter ATP-binding protein, protein MISVHNLTKTYTGNTVLNIESLEIPKGKSFGLVGNNGAGKTTLFSAILDLIQPTTGYIENKGIKVNESEEWKSVTSAFIDETFLIGYLTAEEYFYFIGELRGQNKADVDALLSGFEDFFHGEILGQKKYLRDLSKGNQKKAGIVAALIGNPEVIVLDEPFANLDPTTQIRLKKIIKELSTDSNITVLVSSHDLMHVTEVCERIVVLDKGEVVKDLSTSEETLRELEAHFGSQDIQDTVLSKPYLE, encoded by the coding sequence ATGATATCAGTACATAACCTTACTAAAACATATACCGGAAATACCGTACTCAATATAGAATCTCTAGAAATACCGAAAGGAAAAAGCTTTGGTCTGGTAGGTAATAACGGAGCCGGAAAAACAACTTTGTTTAGTGCTATATTAGATCTTATTCAACCCACAACAGGGTATATCGAAAATAAAGGAATTAAAGTTAATGAAAGTGAAGAATGGAAATCTGTAACTTCTGCATTTATTGACGAGACGTTCTTGATAGGGTATCTTACTGCAGAAGAGTATTTTTATTTTATAGGAGAACTTAGAGGGCAGAATAAAGCCGATGTAGATGCATTACTATCAGGTTTTGAAGACTTTTTTCACGGTGAAATTTTAGGGCAAAAAAAATATTTAAGAGATCTCTCTAAAGGAAACCAGAAAAAGGCGGGTATTGTTGCTGCGCTTATTGGTAATCCAGAAGTAATTGTTCTAGATGAACCTTTTGCTAATTTGGATCCAACGACACAAATTCGTTTGAAAAAAATAATTAAAGAATTATCTACAGATTCTAATATCACCGTTTTGGTATCTAGTCATGATCTAATGCATGTTACCGAGGTATGCGAGCGAATTGTAGTGCTGGATAAAGGAGAAGTAGTAAAGGATCTTTCTACATCTGAGGAGACGCTTAGAGAGCTTGAAGCACATTTTGGTTCGCAAGATATTCAAGATACGGTTTTGTCAAAACCGTATCTTGAATAA
- a CDS encoding DUF5687 family protein encodes MFTRFINLQWKSFWRSASLTSGLFMKFFMGFWALWFIVMMASGGIGAFFLIKEELNLDPLETINRFLIYWLVVDLLFRYALQKMPVINIKPLLILPFKKRKIVSFAFGKTVFSFFNSIHAFFFIPFSIVLIGNEYPVFDVLLWNIGLAALIYSNNFLNIILNKKDNLIFVIGGVLAILGGLHYFEYFDITTYTAPFFRGLYEIPFLVLIPIAILLFLITISFRSFVTDLYLDAGLAAKTKNVKTENLEWLDRFGKTATFLKNDIKLIKRNKRARSTVLVSILFLFYGLLFFTGSVETYDGPVWRIFAAIFVTGGFLLSFGQFVPSWDSSYYPLMMSQNIRYKEYLSSKWWLMVIATLISTILASGYLYYGWEVYLAIVVGAIYNIGVNSHVVLWAGAYVKTPIDLTSNKNAFGDKQAFNMKTMMLALPKMVLPMILYAIGHYAYSPYAGYALVTVAGIAGFAFKDAVFNKIERIYRTEKYKTILAYKQKK; translated from the coding sequence ATGTTTACCCGCTTCATCAATTTACAATGGAAATCTTTTTGGCGATCAGCTTCTTTAACCTCTGGATTATTTATGAAGTTCTTTATGGGGTTTTGGGCACTTTGGTTTATTGTTATGATGGCTTCGGGAGGAATTGGTGCTTTTTTCTTAATTAAAGAAGAGCTTAATCTCGATCCTCTAGAAACAATAAACAGGTTTTTAATATACTGGCTAGTAGTCGATTTATTGTTTCGATATGCATTACAAAAAATGCCAGTTATTAATATTAAGCCTTTGTTGATCCTTCCTTTCAAGAAAAGAAAAATCGTTTCTTTTGCTTTTGGGAAAACAGTGTTCTCATTTTTTAATAGTATCCATGCTTTCTTTTTTATTCCGTTTTCTATTGTATTGATAGGTAATGAATATCCAGTATTTGATGTGTTATTGTGGAATATAGGACTGGCTGCACTAATCTACAGCAACAATTTCCTAAATATTATTTTAAACAAAAAAGACAACCTTATATTTGTCATAGGAGGTGTTTTGGCAATTTTAGGAGGATTACATTATTTTGAATATTTTGATATCACCACGTATACAGCACCATTTTTTAGAGGACTATACGAGATTCCATTTTTGGTATTGATACCTATAGCGATACTATTGTTTTTAATAACCATATCGTTTCGATCCTTTGTAACTGACCTCTATCTGGATGCCGGATTAGCTGCTAAAACTAAAAATGTAAAAACAGAAAACCTGGAGTGGTTAGATAGGTTTGGTAAGACCGCAACCTTTCTTAAAAATGATATAAAACTCATAAAAAGAAATAAACGAGCCAGATCTACAGTTTTGGTGAGTATTCTGTTCTTATTTTATGGATTGTTATTCTTCACAGGATCTGTAGAGACATATGATGGACCAGTTTGGAGGATTTTTGCTGCAATTTTTGTCACCGGTGGATTTCTATTAAGTTTTGGACAGTTCGTGCCTAGTTGGGATAGCTCTTATTATCCTTTGATGATGAGTCAAAATATTCGTTATAAAGAATATTTATCTTCTAAATGGTGGTTGATGGTAATTGCAACATTGATTTCTACAATATTAGCATCCGGGTATTTGTATTATGGATGGGAAGTATATCTTGCTATAGTGGTAGGAGCAATCTATAATATAGGAGTAAATTCTCATGTAGTATTATGGGCAGGAGCTTATGTAAAAACACCTATTGATTTGACCAGTAATAAAAATGCATTTGGAGATAAGCAGGCATTTAATATGAAAACCATGATGTTGGCTTTGCCCAAAATGGTGTTACCCATGATATTATATGCAATAGGTCATTATGCGTATAGTCCTTATGCAGGATATGCTCTTGTAACTGTAGCAGGTATCGCGGGGTTTGCATTTAAAGATGCTGTTTTTAATAAAATTGAAAGGATTTATAGAACAGAGAAGTATAAAACGATCTTGGCATACAAACAAAAAAAATAA
- a CDS encoding PadR family transcriptional regulator → MGNSKLYKGSLTTIILKLLEESEKMYGYEITQKVKEITKGELNITEGALYPALHKLEAEGLLDVEMQKVDNRLRKYYKLTQKGTRETANRLSELEEYIRTMQTIINPKWSIN, encoded by the coding sequence ATGGGCAATTCTAAATTATATAAAGGTAGTCTTACTACCATTATTTTGAAGCTTTTGGAAGAAAGCGAAAAAATGTATGGATATGAGATTACTCAAAAAGTAAAAGAAATTACCAAAGGAGAACTGAATATTACCGAAGGAGCTCTTTATCCAGCACTTCATAAATTAGAGGCCGAGGGATTATTAGATGTAGAAATGCAAAAAGTAGATAATCGTCTTCGTAAATACTATAAGCTTACTCAAAAAGGAACAAGAGAAACCGCTAATAGGTTATCTGAACTTGAAGAGTATATACGTACGATGCAAACCATCATAAACCCAAAATGGAGTATTAATTAG
- a CDS encoding ferredoxin--NADP reductase yields the protein MSDFHKLSIQHITRETPLAVSITFAVPTALQDAYSFIPGQYITIKTTIEGKEVRRAYSICSSPKSDILKVAVKEITGGTFSVIANNKLKEGDVLEVHTPEGNFSLTPNAQASNSYAAFAAGSGITPVMSMIKAILEEEPNSRFVLVYGNRTPEETIFYKELLELQANYSNRLFIEFIYSRSQEDNAHFGRIEKSTVNYVLKNKFKDISFTSFYLCGPEEMINTVTSILLENGTTKDNIHFELFTSSASATEIDTDLEGKSNIKVLVDDEEFNFTMDQKKTILDAALDQNIDAPYSCQGGVCSSCICKITEGSAVMEKNSILTDGEIAEGLVLACQAHPTSSSITVDFDDV from the coding sequence ATGTCAGATTTTCATAAGCTATCCATACAACATATTACCAGAGAAACTCCCCTAGCCGTTTCTATTACTTTTGCGGTACCAACAGCACTACAGGATGCTTATTCTTTTATTCCTGGTCAATATATTACTATTAAGACTACTATAGAAGGAAAAGAAGTGCGCAGAGCATATTCTATTTGTAGTTCTCCCAAAAGTGATATCCTTAAAGTGGCTGTTAAAGAAATAACCGGAGGTACATTTTCGGTCATTGCTAATAACAAATTAAAAGAGGGAGATGTACTCGAAGTTCACACTCCCGAAGGTAATTTCTCACTTACTCCTAATGCTCAAGCAAGTAACTCTTATGCTGCTTTTGCAGCAGGTAGTGGTATTACTCCTGTAATGAGTATGATCAAGGCGATTCTTGAAGAAGAACCTAATAGTCGTTTTGTTTTGGTATATGGAAATAGGACACCAGAAGAAACTATTTTTTATAAAGAACTGCTAGAATTACAAGCAAACTATTCAAACCGTTTATTTATAGAATTTATATATAGTAGAAGTCAGGAAGATAACGCTCACTTTGGAAGAATAGAAAAGTCAACTGTAAATTACGTGTTGAAAAATAAATTTAAAGACATTTCTTTTACTTCATTTTATCTATGTGGTCCTGAAGAAATGATCAATACGGTAACTTCAATTTTACTAGAGAACGGTACTACTAAAGACAATATCCATTTTGAGCTATTTACCAGTAGTGCTTCTGCAACAGAAATAGATACTGATCTTGAAGGAAAATCCAATATTAAAGTATTGGTAGATGATGAAGAGTTTAACTTCACTATGGATCAGAAAAAAACAATTCTTGATGCAGCACTAGACCAGAATATCGATGCGCCTTATTCTTGTCAGGGAGGAGTATGTAGTTCTTGTATTTGCAAAATCACTGAAGGTAGTGCTGTAATGGAAAAAAATAGCATCCTTACTGATGGAGAAATCGCAGAAGGATTAGTATTAGCTTGCCAGGCTCACCCAACCTCATCATCAATTACTGTTGATTTTGATGATGTCTAA